A stretch of the Methanomicrobia archaeon genome encodes the following:
- a CDS encoding rhodanese-like domain-containing protein — MTKPSAVVVMTLVLVSAFAGLGIQNACASDASGENGIEIVAFSTNKDVYSAKEEMSVFLLIYSAENISDALIKVSGVKSSKGVYYVAYSSTRNLTAGENNITFTKNLPACSKCAGISQGTYVIDASVKYDDEVVTATHSIAITSTPGQTISVNVAVDEVNRLIASESDDILVVDIRTKDEYDTGHIGGAVSVPISELSNRTEEFNTSTKIIVYSANGTNSTIVCDMLIKNGSERVYNVVGGLHAWNESGYAVVPTTTSNPMAPGFEAALALVAVLVVADRIRRR; from the coding sequence ATGACGAAACCATCTGCGGTAGTAGTAATGACGCTCGTGCTGGTTTCTGCTTTCGCAGGCCTCGGCATCCAAAACGCATGTGCCTCCGATGCCTCTGGCGAAAACGGGATAGAAATTGTCGCCTTTAGCACGAATAAGGACGTATACTCGGCGAAGGAAGAGATGTCGGTGTTCTTATTGATATATTCCGCGGAAAACATAAGTGACGCTCTCATCAAAGTCTCCGGCGTGAAGAGTTCCAAAGGCGTGTATTACGTTGCCTATTCGAGCACGCGGAATTTAACTGCCGGAGAAAATAACATCACCTTCACGAAAAATCTACCAGCATGCTCTAAATGCGCCGGGATAAGCCAGGGGACCTACGTCATCGACGCTTCAGTAAAGTACGACGACGAAGTCGTAACGGCAACGCACAGTATCGCAATCACGTCAACGCCCGGTCAAACAATCTCCGTGAACGTCGCTGTTGACGAGGTGAATCGTTTGATCGCGTCCGAATCTGACGACATCCTTGTAGTGGACATACGAACCAAGGACGAGTACGACACAGGACACATCGGTGGTGCCGTCTCGGTTCCGATCTCGGAGTTGAGCAATAGAACCGAGGAGTTCAACACGAGCACGAAAATAATCGTATACAGCGCAAACGGCACGAACAGCACGATCGTCTGTGATATGCTCATAAAAAACGGTTCTGAACGCGTTTATAATGTAGTTGGCGGACTGCATGCCTGGAACGAGAGCGGTTATGCGGTTGTTCCTACTACTACCTCAAATCCGATGGCCCCCGGATTTGAAGCGGCTCTCGCACTTGTAGCCGTGCTTGTCGTTGCCGATCGAATCCGGCGGCGGTGA
- a CDS encoding radical SAM protein: MTKRGLQYFTLSEIEPRVWFMLTGCNFRCKGCFRPARDEGGTLLTAAETLERMERACLDYYGVLPKEAMITGGEPTLDKKYLLTVVRGLKEKDFERIVLMTNGYALGADGDDYVHDLEEAGLTEAHVDLKAFSEDVHRSYTGKSNKPVLRAIEKLHASGIELLVQTVYMPGIVDDAEIEFIAQFLASVSTDIRYRINPFVPIFAYEKATRRPTLEELERAYSIASKYLPNAIISRSCYRDYPTPPPQKTWITVYPDLTAKQRSMKDQMQDRLSWLSHTRSCESREDWQKEEWDFTLRHSLVGISETSVRQSGPREERGSGLIKVKFPLTLHELTKTRWTDFDCDGSTTIEEVMRRLTDHYGDQFRETVLATDGDGGELTIKRTFNVYLNGMNIKNLRGIKTEVHGDDEVIILSWVSGG; this comes from the coding sequence ATGACGAAAAGAGGATTGCAGTATTTCACGCTATCGGAGATCGAACCGCGCGTCTGGTTTATGCTTACCGGCTGCAATTTCAGGTGCAAAGGGTGTTTCCGACCGGCGCGAGATGAAGGAGGCACGCTGCTCACGGCGGCTGAGACCCTTGAGCGAATGGAACGCGCCTGCTTGGATTACTATGGAGTACTTCCTAAAGAGGCGATGATCACCGGTGGTGAGCCCACGCTCGACAAGAAGTATCTCTTGACCGTGGTCAGAGGTTTGAAGGAAAAGGACTTCGAAAGGATCGTGTTGATGACCAACGGCTATGCGTTAGGTGCCGATGGCGACGACTATGTCCACGACCTGGAAGAAGCAGGCCTGACCGAGGCGCACGTGGACTTGAAGGCTTTTTCCGAGGACGTACACAGGTCGTACACGGGCAAATCGAACAAGCCGGTGTTGCGTGCGATCGAGAAGTTGCACGCGTCCGGAATCGAGCTGCTGGTGCAAACGGTGTACATGCCAGGGATCGTTGATGATGCGGAAATAGAGTTCATCGCGCAGTTCCTCGCGTCGGTGAGTACAGACATTCGGTACCGGATCAATCCGTTCGTGCCGATTTTCGCGTACGAGAAGGCAACGAGGCGTCCGACGCTGGAGGAGCTGGAGCGAGCTTATAGCATCGCTTCTAAGTATCTTCCGAACGCGATTATAAGCCGGAGTTGTTATCGCGATTATCCCACGCCACCGCCGCAGAAGACCTGGATTACCGTATACCCCGATCTCACGGCAAAGCAACGAAGTATGAAGGACCAAATGCAGGATCGGTTATCGTGGCTCAGTCACACACGATCGTGCGAGAGTAGAGAGGATTGGCAGAAGGAGGAGTGGGACTTCACGCTGCGGCATAGCCTGGTCGGCATCTCCGAGACATCGGTACGGCAATCCGGGCCACGGGAAGAGAGAGGGTCGGGATTGATAAAGGTAAAGTTCCCGCTCACGTTGCACGAGTTAACAAAGACGAGATGGACAGACTTCGATTGCGACGGGTCCACGACCATAGAAGAGGTGATGAGGCGATTAACAGACCACTACGGTGACCAATTCAGAGAGACCGTTTTGGCTACGGACGGCGACGGCGGCGAGTTAACGATTAAACGTACCTTCAACGTGTACCTTAACGGAATGAACATCAAGAACCTGCGGGGTATAAAGACGGAAGTTCACGGTGATGATGAGGTGATAATTCTCTCGTGGGTGAGTGGAGGGTGA